From Macadamia integrifolia cultivar HAES 741 unplaced genomic scaffold, SCU_Mint_v3 scaffold1218, whole genome shotgun sequence, the proteins below share one genomic window:
- the LOC122063141 gene encoding gluconokinase-like produces MDSTLRGLAVVIMGVSGSGKSTIGALLGKAVNCSFLDADDFHPQSNKEKMGKGIPLSEEDRIPWLETLRDTLQRHISNSKNVILACSALQKRYREILRMADPDYNKLTSEVGGGGGGGGGGIKFVLLDAAADVLAARLKKREEEGNHYMPASLLRSQLDLLQIDMAEGIFTVDATLSADVIVHTIMTNFLFK; encoded by the exons ATGGATTCCACTCTAAGAG GCTTGGCAGTTGTGATCATGGGTGTCTCTGGTTCAGGCAAATC AACAATAGGAGCGTTGCTAGGAAAGGCCGTGAATTGCAGTTTTCTGGACGCCGACGATTTCCATCCACAATCAAACAAAG AAAAGATGGGTAAAGGGATACCATTATCGGAGGAAGACAGGATCCCCTGGCTCGAAACACTCCGTGACACACTCCAAAGGCACATAAGCAATAGCAAAAATGTAATTCTTGCGTGTTCGGCTCTACAAAAGAGATACAGAGAAATCCTTCGAATGGCCGATCCTGATTACAACAAACTGACAAGTGAAGttggcggcggcggcggcggtggtggtggtggcattAAGTTTGTTCTGTTGGATGCTGCGGCGGATGTATTAGCAGCTCGActtaaaaaaagggaagaggaaggGAATCATTACATGCCTGCCTCACTTTTGAGGTCTCAATTGGACTTGCTTCAGATTGATATGGCTGAAGGGATATTTACAGTTGATGCTACTTTGAGCGCTGATGTTATCGTGCATACCATTATGACTAATTTTTTGTTCAAATGA